One Coccinella septempunctata chromosome 8, icCocSept1.1, whole genome shotgun sequence genomic window carries:
- the LOC123319145 gene encoding uncharacterized protein LOC123319145 isoform X2, whose protein sequence is MPDRIPYDLRKFKSLYVLTDKHKKTAHVNIDMNGKWPKKLREVTCTFKDHMDVGNLYKHYLDGPFNMTDYLCRNGGVFRDCLNVDFKEVILPNEEQGILTYIFNCF, encoded by the exons TTACGATTTGAGAAAGTTCAAGTCCTTATACGTTTTAACCGATAAACACAAGAAGACAGCCCATGTGAACATCGATATGAACGGGAAGTGGCCTAAAAA ACTAAGAGAGGTAACATGCACTTTTAAAGACCATATGGACGTTGGTAATTTATATAAACATTACCTTGATGGACCATTCAATATGACGGATTATCTGTGTAG AAACGGTGGTGTGTTCCGGGACTGTTTGAATGTCGATTTCAAAGAAGTGATTCTCCCAAATGAGGAACAAGGAATACTTACCTATATCTTCAACTGCTTCTGA